In Hirundo rustica isolate bHirRus1 chromosome 33 unlocalized genomic scaffold, bHirRus1.pri.v3 SUPER_33_unloc_1, whole genome shotgun sequence, the following proteins share a genomic window:
- the LOC120747584 gene encoding IgGFc-binding protein-like, which produces MAQDGIWWFLLPFCVLSSASYRGREFLAVFPQNDDESPSAHLQLLLTSYGPAETQVSVTLHGGSITQNVTLGPDVTVPLPLPANLELTGSCTCHKTLVVRASTDISVVAVSTKGYTVGATALLPMESLGTRYYVVTPLGNNTYGLTEFVVAAGAATTAVSITTTATFHYAGATYVPGAVLRLFLQPYHSLQLQSSQDFTGTVVVADTPVAVLSGHTCVKVSAGFDFVVEQLFPMTAWGRSYVVPPNPLQTDVDFVYVVTDEDNTITYNAGSGNATVAMAAGEVQTFVVNRNSHLYINAVLAVQVVFFFSGSSWQDPFLLVVPPVSAHCTAFRFSSVPSQYNHAVLIAPTTATATTTLNHRPDKTLAWQAIRGTDFSWASITVSAAMQSAENSQVPIGLLVFGFQSHTGYGFPGLCASTPIPLSCEDLVCEERCEMVDGQPECIQETFSTCWLAGGPHYRSFDGKTFDFMGTCTYTLTTICNPDPTLPAFSVEVKKEEKENSKVSSIGSITIRVDNVTVTAVQSENGMVRVNNHRSRLPISLSHGKLRIHQKGKSMLMQSHFNLKVLYNWDDHVVIKLPAALSGKVCGMCGNNNGDPRDDALSPDGKQVWDIVELGRSWKVTSESSHCQDSCDGDCGRCRWDQVVTYRAETWCGKLSQHSGPFQSCHDTVSPNIYMKNCIHDLCASEGRHDVLCHALQIYADDCLEEGISISDWRTTVGCPLTCPPNSTYSTCGLTCLPTCNIPAVSSSCAAATTCVDTCVCHEGLVLDGNTCIPPSECGCVFRGLFHGLGEEFWGDLTCTQRCVCDAEQRQAVCWDSGCGTKEECRVEEGIQDCYPKIFGVCTAVGATHYKSFDGKRFIFQGTCVYLLVGLCEDTPNLVGFQVLVQNGHRSDNLMSSIAMVTVKVYNKTISISREHPGKIMIDQQLVNLPYYYSERKIVVYRDGQDAVVETNFGLIVTYDWYSHVTATVPSGFANALCGLCGNYNGAASDDMRMRNNHVTSDPDAFGRSWKVTDAPGCSERSTVECSSTVAPSWLLQKVSGMGCEIILEADGPFRACHGHVDAHQYFQSCIHDSCLFPDQEEGMCPTIALYANTCQAAGVSIERWRRDNFCYIPCPSNSSYELCSHTCKRTCGADSAMCPGRCREGCTCQDGFMLSGDECVPTSHCGCSHHGVYYKEGETFYPTEQEMCQCLSGGTVKCQNTSCPAGGPGKVIDGVFQCPLQVSSTCVATGDRTYVTFDGMAFNITGTCSYILTQTCTGDNVTSFIVTIQKEARQKGKVSGIQALSVAVYGVTLTLKQGKGADVMVDSISHHLPTTLSEGQVQVYVHGTGVLLRTDFGLVVHYDLVQHVMVTVPQTYMGHLCGLCGNYNGQRNDDFQLSSGQLAPDATAFGSAWKTMDTPCNDSCPKDECPTCTEEKVAVLQKPNYCGLLTAPEGPFGSCHRMIDPIPYSQSCIHDLCMTGGDTRVLCQNIQSYVTMCQDAGVTVGAWRTPSFCPLTCPANSTYSLCTNTCANTCAGNATTCPQTCTEGCQCHQGFVFDGHRCIPKEHCGCFRDGEYYKPHEMLFRDRCQRRCTCVPGEGLTCHEHTCTEDESCEIQEGVLGCINKNPCKSLQCRPKERCRPRGAQSRCVPALVATCWAWGDPHFRTFDGLDFDFQGTCTYTMAESHGNDPGLVPFRVEAKNDIRGGIQSMSYVSLVNVDVYGQRISFRQNEDGKVRVNGEVTLLPVLLADGKVRVRPSGLRVALETDFGLRVSYDWNWHLLIDLPSSYFRHVRGLCGNFNLKPLDDIPEAGDNTTAIVTWAKSWKSADSEANDPICWDYCDGACPVCDEEKKELYGGSHYCGIIKKSFQGPFRACHNIVKPHDFYRNCLLDLCLSNGARSILCQVLETYAATCRKHGAMVHDWRTPSGCPLPCPENSHYEPCGSACPATCSDWDNPAICDQPCVETCACNTGHVLSGGQCVPVSHCGCTRDGRYYRPGEEFWGDNTCRSRCRCDMELGMVVCEDSGCKPGEVCTVVKGVRRCVANSRSICVATGDPHYTTFDGRRYDFMGTCVYLLAGLCSTDSTLIPFAVTVENNHRGSHLVSFTKVVTMEVYNMTLSLSQEHPRKVKVNGVLLDLPFTHNQQLQVSLRGVHGFITTDAGVTVTFDWYSYARVIIPNTYAGAVCGLCGNANGDPRDDFVTRDGRSADNETHLGDSWKVGEVPGCSAGCSEGCQVCSDAQKRAYRGDKHCGLLGKKRGPFAACHDIIDPAPYLDDCLFDACLYEGHQDTVCQAIAAYVAACQSQGAAVRPWRTPAFCSPVCPPNQHYELCGSPCPPTCQGKAGSQDCSDASTCSEGCFCDAGFFRSGDDCVPLPQCGCVLEGRYYPQGVQFYPEPPCTQRCVCSENGGLECHPAPGCSSDEECSVQDGVLGCHPRTCRQCQVLGAGAYSTFDGHLGYLGGSCTLLLLQLERGEPEEELEPVTVAVEQEDMQVQRVTVTAHGVTVVMDRGQQWEVTVDGERHLLPLWLRGDAVGVAQVGSHRLLQVQGGPKILYDGNAYVVLTLPPPSRRPRGLCGNFNGDPNDDDDPAGEALGSSPPNCTHLAPAPSCSPAQARRCAVLADPEGPFAGCHGAVPPRTYLLTCERQVCGAGGDPCPGFQGYAAACQAAGGALREWREAAGCPLTCPPKSHYQLCARTCEHTCAGVSAPPPCSERCFEGCQCAQGLLFDGARCVLPGTCGCLHQGRYFQIAETILTADCSQSCTCRGPGGLQCRPFTCPFSHTCGLRDGTRTCIAHPGRCALSPATRFVTFDGVTGATLAPGIYVVASVCDPRDPAWFRLLGDIRDIGDQPAVVALHLFTPHSLITVRRNRKVWLNGVPTPLPLELPGPLTIMEMQATLRISRTPGFLVELGARGVTVEVPREARATLCGLCGDYDGATSNDLRGPDGTATSDARALAEAWRAPDFTQ; this is translated from the exons GGCCGCTGGCGCCGCCACCACCGCCGTCAGCATCACCACCACTGCCACATTCCACTATGCTGGGGCCACCTACGTCCCGGGCGCCGTGCTCCGCCTGTTCCTGCAGCCCTACCACAGcttgcagctccagagcagccaggaCTTCACTGGCACAGTTGTGGTGGCTGACACCCCTGTGGCTGTCCTCAGTGGCCACACCTGTGTCAAGGTGTCTGCTGGCTTTGACTTTGTGGtggagcagctcttcccaaTGACAGCGTGGGGGAGGAGCTACGTGGTGCCACCCAACCCGCTGCAGACAGACGTTGACTTCGTTTATGTGGTGACGGATGAAGACAACACCATCACCTACAACGCTGGGAGCGGGAATGCCACTGTGGCTATGGCGGCAGGGGAGGTACAGACCTTTGTGGTGAACCGTAACTCCCACCTGTACATCAAtgcagtgctggcagtgcaggTGGTGTTTTTCTTCAGCGGGTCGTCTTGGCAAGATCCCTTCCTCCTTGTTGTCCCACCTGTCAGCGCCCACTGCACTGCGTTCCGCTTCAGCAGCGTGCCCAGCCAGTACAACCATGCCGTCCTCATTGCACccaccactgccactgccaccaccaccctCAACCATCGGCCAGACAAGACCCTGGCATGGCAGGCCATTCGTGGCACAGATTTCTCCTGGGCCAGCATCACCGTGAGCGCAGCGATGCAGAGCGCGGAGAACTCGCAGGTGCCTATTGGCCTCCTGGTGTTTGGGTTCCAGAGTCACACTGGATACGgcttccctgggctctgtgcttCCA CCCCCATACCGCTCTCCTGTGAGGATTTGGTGTGCGAGGAGAGGTGTGAGATGGTGGATGGACAACCAGAGTGCATCCAGGAGACTTTCTCCACCTGTTGGCTCGCTGGTGGGCCACACTACCGGAGTTTTGATGGAAAAACCTTTGATTTCATGGGAACATGTACCTACACCTTGACCACCATCTGCAATCCCGATCCCACTCTTCCTGCCTTCTCTGTTGAggtcaaaaaggaggaaaaggagaactCCAAAGTTTCCTCCATCGGCTCCATCACTATCCGTGTTGACAACGTCACCGTCACTGCTGTCCAGTCAGAGAATGGGATGGTGAGG GTGAACAACCACCGCTCGCgcctccccatctccctctcccATGGGAAGCTCCGCATCCACCAGAAGGGTAAATCCATGTTGATGCAATCACATTTTAACCTGAAGGTCCTCTACAACTGGGACGATCATGTAGTGATCaagcttccagctgctctttctGGAAAAGTCTGTGGAATGTGTGGGAACAACAATGGGGACCCCCGAGATGATGCTCTCTCTCCTGATGGAAAACAGGTGTGGGACATtgtggagctggggaggagctggaaaGTGACCAGTGAGAGCAGCcactgccaggacagctgcGATGGCGACTGTGGGCGGTGCAGATGGGACCAGGTGGTGACATACAGGGCAGAGACCTGGTGTGGGAAGTTGTCTCAACATTCTGGGCCATTCCAATCGTGTCATGACACTGTCAGTCCCAATATCTACATGAAGAACTGTATCCATGACCTGTGTGCCAGTGAGGGGCGTCATGATGTGCTGTGCCACGCCCTCCAGATTTATGCTGATGACTGCCTGGAGGAGGGGATCAGCATTTCTGATTGGAGGACGACAGTGGGATGCC CTCTCACTTGCCCACCCAACAGCACCTACAGCACCTGTGGCCTCACCTGCCTCCCTACCTGCAACATCCCCGCAGTGtcatccagctgtgctgctgccaccacctGCGTGGACACCTGCGTGTGCCACGAGGGCCTTGTCCTCGATGGCAACACCTGCATACCCCCCTCTGAATGTGGCTGTGTCTTTCGGGGTCTCTTCCACGGCCTTGGCGAGGAATTTTGGGGCGACCTCACTTGCACCCAGCGCTGCGTTTGTGACGCGGAGCAGCGGCAGGCAGTGTGCTGGGATTCTGGTTGTGGCACCAAGGAGGAATGCCGAGTGGAGGAGGGGATCCAGGATTGTTATCCCAAAATTTTTGGGGTCTGCACTGCTGTTGGAGCCACCCACTACAAGAGCTTTGATGGCAAGAGGTTCATCTTCCAAGGGACCTGTGTCTACCTGTTGGTTGGGTTATGTGAGGACACCCCAAATTTGGTGGGATTCCAGGTATTGGTGCAGAATGGCCACCGGAGTGACAACCTCATGTCATCCATTGCCATGGTGACAGTCAAAGTCTACAACAAAACCATCAGCATCAGCAGGGAACACCCTGGGAAAATCATG ATTGATCAGCAGCTGGTCAATCTCCCCTATTACTACAGTGAAAGAAAGATTGTTGTCTATCGTGACGGGCAGGACGCAGTGGTAGAGACCAATTTTGGCCTCATTGTCACCTACGACTGGTACAGCCACGTCACCGCCACGGTGCCCAGTGGCTTCGCCAACGCCCTGTGTGGGCTCTGTGGGAACTACAATGGCGCCGCCAGCGATGACATGAGGATGAGGAACAACCATGTGACATCAGACCCAGATGCCTTCGGGAGAAGCTGGAAAGTCACGGATGCCCCAGGATGTAGTGAGAGGTCAACAGTGGAATGTTCCAGCACTGTTGCACCTTCCTGGCTGCTACAGAAAGTATCTGGGATGGGgtgtgaaattattttggaagcAGATGGACCCTTTAGAGCATGTCATGGTCATGTTGACGCCCACCAGTACTTCCAGAGCTGCATCCATGACTCCTGCCTGTTCCCTGATCAGGAGGAAGGGATGTGTCCAACCATTGCCCTCTACGCCAACACGTGCCAGGCTGCTGGTGTGTCCATTGAGAGGTGGAGGAGAGATAATTTCTGCT ATATTCCCTGTCCTTCCAACAGCTCCTATGAGCTCTGTTCGCACACCTGCAAGCGCACCTGCGGAGCTGACTCTGCCATGTGTCCAGGGCGGTGTCGTGAGGGCTGCACATGTCAGGACGGCTTCATGCTCAGCGGTGATGAGTGCGTCCCCACATCCCACTGTGGCTGCAGCCACCATGGAGTCTACTACAAAGAGGGGGAGACGTTCTACCCCACAGAGCAGGAGATGTGCCAGTGCCTCTCTGGTGGCACTGTGAAGTGCCAAAATACTTCCTGTCCTGCTGGTGGCCCTGGGAAGGTCATCGATGGTGTCTTCCAGTGTCCCCTGCAGGTGTCCAGCACCTGTGTGGCCACAGGTGACCGTACCTATGTCACCTTTGATGGGATGGCCTTCAACATCACTGGTACTTGTTCCTACATCCTCACTCAGACCTGCACAGGTGACAATGTGACATCATTTATTGTCACAATCCAGAAGGAGGCACGGCAGAAGGGGAAGGTCTCTGGGATACAAGCGTTGTCTGTGGCAGTCTATGGGGTCACCTTGACCTTGAAACAAGGAAAGGGGGCAGATGTCATG GTGGATTCCATCTCGCATCACCTCCCCACCACCCTGAGTGAGGGACAGGTCCAGGTCTATGTACATGGGACAGGTGTCCTGCTCCGCACTGACTTCGGCCTCGTTGTCCACTATGACCTCGTCCAGCACGTGATGGTCACGGTCCCCCAGACCTACATGGGGCACCTGTGTGGCCTCTGTGGCAACTACAATGGCCAACGCAATGATGATTTCCAGCTGTCCAGTGGCCAGCTGGCTCCAGATGCAACAGCTTTTGGATCTGCGTGGAAAACAATGGATACACCTTGCAATGACAGCTGTCCCAAGGATGAGTGTCCCAcctgcacagaggagaaagTGGCAGTCCTCCAGAAACCCAACTACTGTGGCCTTCTCACGGCCCCCGAAGGTCCCTTTGGCTCCTGCCATCGCATGATCGACCCCATCCCATATTCCCAATCCTGCATCCATGACCTCTGTATGACGGGAGGGGACACACGTGTCCTGTGCCAGAATATCCAGAGCTATGTTACCATGTGCCAAGATGCTGGAGTAACTGTGGGGGCTTGGAGGACACCATCTTTCTGCC CCCTCACCTGCCCGGCCAACAGCACCTACTCCCTTTGCACCAACACCTGTGCCAACACCTGTGCCGGAAATGCCACCACCTGTCCCCAAACCTGCACTGAGGGCTGCCAGTGCCACCAGGGCTTTGTCTTTGATGGACACAGATGCATTCCCAAGGAGCACTGCGGATGCTTTCGGGATGGAGAATACTATAAG ccccatgaGATGCTTTTCAGGGATCGCTGCCAGCGCCGTTGCACCTGTGTCCCAGGCGAGGGCCTTACCTGCCATGAGCACACTTGCACTGAGGATGAGTCTTGTGAAATCCAGGAAGGGGTCTTAGGATGCATCaataaaa acCCCTGCAAGTCCCTGCAGTGCCGCCCCAAGGAGCGCTGCCGGCCCCGCGGTGCCCAATCCCGCTGCGTCCCAGCCCTGGTCGCCACGTGCTGGGCATGGGGTGACCCACACTTCCGCACTTTCGACGGCCTTGACTTTGACTTCCAAGGAACCTGCACCTACACCATGGCCGAATCCCATGGGAATGACCCCGGGCTGGTGCCCTTCAGGGTTGAGGCCAAGAACGACATCCGTGGCGGGATCCAATCTATGTCCTACGTCTCCTTGGTCAATGTTGACGTCTATGGACAACGCATCTCCTTCCGCCAGAACGAAGACGGAAAAGTCCGG GTGAATGGGGAGGTGactctgctcccagtgctcctggcAGATGGGAAGGTGCGGGTCCGTCCCAGTGGGCTCCGTGTTGCTCTGGAGACAGATTTTGGTCTCCGAGTCTCCTATGACTGGAACTGGCACCTCCTGATTGACCTCCCCAGCAGCTACTTCCGCCATGTCCGCGGCCTTTGCGGGAATTTCAACCTCAAGCCCCTCGACGACATCCCTGAGGCTGGTGACAACACCACTGCCATTGTCACATGGGCCAAAAGCTGGAAAAGTGCTGACTCTGAGGCCAACGACCCAATTTGTTGGGATTATTGTGATGGAGCGTGTCCAGTGTGTGATGAGGAGAAGAAGGAGCTTTATGGTGGGAGCCACTATTGTGGGATCATCaaaaaatccttccagggaCCCTTCAGAGCATGTCACAACATAGTGAAGCCTCATGATTTCTATCGCAACTGCCTGTTGGACCTGTGCCTGAGCAATGGGGCGAGGTCGATCCTCTGCCAGGTGCTGGAGACATACGCGGCAACGTGTCGGAAACACGGAGCCATGGTCCATGACTGGAGGACACCATCAGGATGCC CCTTACCTTGCCCTGAAAACAGCCACTATGAGCCCTGTGGCAGCGCCTGTCCAGCCACCTGCTCTGACTGGGACAATCCAGCCATCTGTGACCAGCCCTGCGTGGAGACCTGTGCCTGTAACACCGGCCACGTGCTCAGTGGCGGACAGTGCGTGCCAGTGTCCCACTGTGGCTGCACCCGTGATGGCCGCTACTACCGGCCTGGCGAGGAGTTTTGGGGTGATAACACCTGTCGCTCCAGGTGCAGGTGTgacatggagctgggaatggtggTGTGCGAGGACTCCGGCTGTAAGCCGGGTGAGGTGTGCACAGTGGTGAAGGGCGTGCGGCGGTGCGTGGCCAACAGCCGCTCCATCTGTGTGGCCACTGGTGACCCCCACTATACCACTTTTGATGGGCGTCGCTACGACTTCATGGGTACCTGTGTCTACCTgttggctgggctctgctccactGACTCCACACTCATTCCCTTTGCTGTCACTGTGGAGAACAATCACCGTGGCAGCCACCTGGTCTCCTTCACCAAGGTGGTCACCATGGAGGTGTACAACATGACCCTCAGCCTCAGCCAGGAACATCCCCGGAAAGTCAAG GTTAATGGTGTCCTATTGGACCTTCCTTTCACCCAcaaccagcagctccaggtgtccCTCCGTGGCGTCCACGGCTTCATCACCACTGATGCGGGTGTTACTGTCACCTTTGACTGGTACAGCTACGCCCGTGTCATCATCCCCAACACCTACGCCGGCGCCGTCTGCGGCCTCTGCGGCAACGCCAACGGCGACCCCCGTGATGACTTTGTCACCCGCGATGGCCGCAGTGCTGACAACGAGACCCACCTGGGGGACAGCTGGAAGGTCGGCGAGGTCCCTGGGTGCTCAGCTGGGTGCAGTGAGGGCTGCCAGGTGTGCAGCGACGCCCAGAAACGTGCCTACCGTGGGGACAAGCACTGCGGGCTGCTGGGGAAGAAACGGGGGCCCTTTGCCGCCTGCCATGACATCATCGACCCCGCCCCTTACCTGGATGACTGTCTCTTTGACGCCTGCCTGTACGAGGGACACCAGGACACCGTGTGCCAGGCCATTGCCGCCTATGTCGCTGCGTGCCAGAGCCAGGGCGCTGCTGTGCGGCCATGGCGCACACCGGCCTTCTGCA GCCCCGTGTGCCCCCCAAATCAGCACTATGAGCTCTGcggctccccctgcccccccaccTGCCAAGGCAAAGCTGGATCTCAGGACTGCTCTGATGCCTCCACGTGCTCTGAAGGTTGTTTCTGCGATGCCGGATTTTTCCGGAGCGGGGATGACTGCGTGCCCCTCCCCCAGTGTGGCTGTGTTTTGGAGGGCCGCTACTACCCCCAGGGCGTGCAGTTTTACCCTGAGCCCCCCTGCACTCAGCGCTGTGTCTGCTCTGAAAATGGGGGGCTGGAGTGTCACCCCGCTCCAGGCTGCTCTAGTGACGAGGAATGCTCAGTGCAGGATGGGGTGCTGGGGTGCCACCCCCGCACCTGCCGACAGTGCCAGGTTTTGGGGGCAGGGGCTTACAGCACCTTCGATGGGCACCTGGGGTATTTGGGGGGGTCCTgcaccctcctgctgctgcagttggAGAGGGGTGAGCCTGAAGAAGAGCTGGAGCCTGTTACTGTGGCCGTGGAGCAGGAGGACATGCAAGTGCAGCGGGTGACGGTGACGGCACACGGGGTGACTGTGGTGatggacaggggacagcagtgggAGGTGACG GTGGATGGCGAGCGTCACTTGCTGCCGCTGTGGCTGCGTGGGGACGCGGTGGGGGTGGCGCAGGTGGGGTCCCACCGGCTGCTCCAGGTCCAGGGGGGCCCCAAAATCCTCTATGACGGCAACGCGTACGTGGTGCTGACGCTGCCCCCCCCATCCCGCCGCCCCCGGGGGCTCTGCGGCAACTTCAACGGGGACCCCAACGACGACGACGACCCCGCCGGGGAGGCCCTGGGCAGCTCCCCCCCAAACTGCACCCACCTGGCGCCcgcccccagctgctccccggCCCAGGCGCGGCGCTGCGCGGTGCTGGCGGACCCCGAGGGACCCTTTGCGGGCTGTCACGGGGCGGTGCCGCCCCGCACGTACCTGCTGACCTGCGAGCGCCAGGTGTGCGGGGCAGGCGGCGACCCCTGCCCCGGCTTTCAGGGCTACGCAGCCGCGTGCCAGGCTGCCGGAGGCGCGCTCCGGGAGTGGCGGGAGGCCGCGGGTTGCC ctctcacCTGCCCCCCCAAGAGCCACTACCAGCTGTGTGCCCGCACCTGTGAGCACACCTGTGCCGGTGTGTCGGCTCCGCCCCCCTGCAGCGAGCGCTGCTTTGAGGGGTGTCAGTGCGCCCAGGGGCTGCTGTTCGATGGGGCCCGCTGCGTCCTCCCAGGGACCTGCGGCTGCCTCCACCAGGGGCGCTACTTCCAG ATTGCTGAGACCATCCTGACTGCTGACTGCTCCCAATCCTGCACCTGTCGGGGGCCCGGGGGCCTCCAGTGCCGCCCCTTCACTTGTCCCTTCAGCCACACCTGCGGCCTCCGTGATGGCACCCGCACCTGCATTGCGCACCCAGGGcgctgtgccctgtcccctgccacTCGCTTTGTCACCTTTGACGGCGTCACTGGGGCCACCCTGGCCCCCGGCATCTATGTGGTGGCCAGCGTGTGCGACCCCCGGGACCCTGCATGGTTCCGGCTGctgggggacatcagggacattGGGGACCAGCCGGCAGTGGTGGCACTTCACCTCTTCACCCCCCACAGCCTCATCACCGTGCGGAGGAACAGGAAGGTTTGG CTCAACGGAGTCCCTACCCCCCTGCCCTTGGAGCTCCCGGGACCATTGACCATCATGGAAATGCAGGCGACCCTCCGGATCAGCCGAACCCCGGGATTTCTGGTGGAATTGGGTGCCAGGGGGGTGACAGtggaggtgcccagggaagcacGGGCGACGCTCTGTGGCCTCTGCGGCGACTACGACGGTGCCACCAGCAATGACCTGCGAGGGCCCGACGGGACGGCGACGAGCGACGCGCGGGCACTGGCCGAGGCCTGGCGGGCGCCTGACTTCACCCAG TGA
- the LOC120747585 gene encoding olfactory receptor 14J1-like, giving the protein MCYDRYVSICKPLHYGTLLGSRACAHMAAAAWASAFLNALMHTANTFSLPLCQGNVLGQFFCEIPHILKLSCSKSYLREPGIIVVSANLSFGCFMFIVFSYVQIFRAVLRIPSEQGRHKAFSTCLPHLAVLSLFLSTGTFFQLKPPSISSPSLDLALSVLYSVVPPVLNPLIYSLRNQELKAAVWTLITG; this is encoded by the coding sequence ATGTGCTATGACCGCtacgtgtccatctgcaaacccctgcactacgggaccctcctgggcagcagagcttgtgcccacatggcagcagctgcctgggccagtgcctttctcaaTGCTCTCATGCACACggccaatacattttccctccccctgtgccagggcaatGTTctgggccagttcttctgtgaaatcccacacatcctcaagctctcctgctccaaatCCTACCTCAGGGAACCTGGGATTATTGTGGTTTCTGCCAATTTATCATTTGGCTGTTTtatgttcattgttttctcctatgtgcagatcttcagggctgtgctgaggatcccctctgagcagggacggcacaaagccttttccacctgcctccctcacctggccgtgctctccctgttcctcagcactggcacatttttccagctgaagcccccctccatctcctccccatccctggatctagcactgtcagttctgtactcagtGGTGCCTCCAGtcctgaaccccctcatctatagcctgaggaaccaggagctcaaggctgcagtgtggacaCTGATAACTGGATGA